The DNA region CGCTTTCCTCTGTCTCGGCGTCTGGAAGCTTGGTTCTGCTATATCCCCGCAACGGTGCTCATCTCCATTGTGGTGCCGAGGATCACCCAAGGCGGTTTCGCGGAAGCGATCGCCGCCGGCGTGACGGTCCTCTTGGCCCTGCGGTCCCGGAATCTGTTGTTGTCCATGTTCGGAGGGATTTTAGTGGTTTGGATCATGCGGCAATTTCTTTAATTTCCAAGTGCCAGGTCTAATTCCTTCGCCTTTAG from Atribacteraceae bacterium includes:
- a CDS encoding AzlD domain-containing protein, with the translated sequence MIESRVFIIILGMVAVTCLTRALGFWLVGRFPLSRRLEAWFCYIPATVLISIVVPRITQGGFAEAIAAGVTVLLALRSRNLLLSMFGGILVVWIMRQFL